A single window of Arcobacter venerupis DNA harbors:
- a CDS encoding glycine zipper 2TM domain-containing protein yields MKKILSMFLITSSLVFADNNSIGLDTIVGATLGVAIGNQIGKGNGRDVAKVAGGLLGATIANNSRTPSYSTPNYSYRDNSYRDSYYDNNYERTTTYVRTDRYYDDDYYYRRQPAQVTVIYQNYDRFPPPPRYYYDRHPHHRDMYRYGR; encoded by the coding sequence ATGAAAAAAATATTATCAATGTTTCTTATTACAAGCTCTTTAGTTTTTGCAGATAATAATTCAATTGGTCTTGATACAATTGTAGGCGCAACACTTGGAGTTGCAATTGGTAATCAAATTGGAAAAGGTAATGGAAGAGACGTAGCAAAAGTTGCTGGTGGATTATTAGGTGCAACCATTGCAAATAATTCTAGAACACCATCTTATTCTACTCCAAATTATTCATACAGAGATAACTCTTATAGAGATAGTTATTATGATAATAACTATGAAAGAACAACTACTTATGTAAGAACTGATAGATATTATGATGACGATTATTATTATAGAAGACAACCTGCACAAGTTACAGTGATTTACCAAAATTATGACAGATTTCCACCTCCACCGAGATATTACTATGATAGACATCCTCATCACAGAGATATGTATAGATATGGAAGATAG
- a CDS encoding winged helix-turn-helix domain-containing protein: MKKLKFLNVCYDTKHIDNKFSEYFSSYINNFFTYEHKDELIELINTKDIHFVVTRYDFELLKTIRRLNKQIQIIAILDEYNHTHLLESLELKYVKFIQNLECINIFIDALKDCVKNLDSNKSNIMDLGNDFIYDNYNKCLFKNNIVISLTNKELLFLDFLLKNHNCSLSYEDINTNVWSGAMTHDSLRSLVKELRKKTYKELIKNVSGIGYRIDIQI, translated from the coding sequence ATGAAAAAGTTAAAATTTTTAAATGTTTGCTATGATACTAAACATATTGATAATAAATTTAGCGAATATTTTTCTTCTTATATAAATAATTTTTTCACATATGAACATAAAGATGAATTAATTGAACTTATAAATACTAAAGATATTCATTTTGTCGTTACAAGATATGATTTTGAGTTATTAAAAACTATTAGAAGGTTAAATAAACAAATACAAATTATTGCCATATTAGACGAATATAATCATACTCATTTATTAGAAAGTTTAGAACTTAAATATGTAAAATTTATACAAAATTTAGAGTGCATAAATATATTTATTGATGCTCTTAAAGATTGTGTAAAAAATCTAGATTCAAATAAATCTAATATTATGGATTTAGGAAATGATTTTATTTATGATAACTACAACAAATGTTTATTTAAAAATAACATTGTTATTTCATTAACAAATAAAGAACTTTTATTTTTAGATTTTTTATTAAAAAATCATAACTGTTCTTTATCATATGAAGATATAAATACAAATGTTTGGAGTGGAGCAATGACTCATGATTCTTTACGATCTTTAGTTAAAGAGTTAAGAAAAAAAACATATAAAGAACTTATAAAAAATGTCTCTGGCATAGGATATAGAATAGATATTCAAATATGA
- a CDS encoding response regulator transcription factor: MKTKILLLEDDLNLSDTVCDYFEEKGFEVICVYDGEEALSSIYENSFDLLLLDVNVPNKNGFEVLKEVRRENNLTPAIFITSLNSMDSLEQGYSSGCDDYIRKPFELKELLIRVQTILKREFAHKSDIVYITETITFNSISSELKDADEEIKLNLKELKLLKLFLQHPNELLVHDRIYDYVWDYDEEYSDNSLRTYIKNLRKILGKDKIVSLKKLGYRFNQK; this comes from the coding sequence ATGAAAACTAAAATATTATTATTAGAAGATGACTTAAATTTAAGTGATACGGTTTGTGATTATTTTGAAGAAAAAGGTTTTGAAGTAATATGTGTTTATGATGGAGAAGAAGCTCTATCTTCAATATATGAAAACTCTTTTGATTTGTTATTACTTGATGTAAATGTGCCAAATAAAAATGGTTTTGAAGTATTAAAAGAAGTAAGACGTGAAAATAATCTTACACCAGCTATTTTTATTACTTCATTAAATTCTATGGATTCATTAGAACAAGGATATTCAAGTGGTTGTGATGATTATATTAGAAAACCATTTGAATTAAAAGAACTTTTAATTCGAGTTCAAACCATATTAAAAAGAGAATTTGCTCATAAAAGCGACATTGTTTATATAACAGAAACAATAACTTTTAATTCAATATCTAGTGAATTAAAAGATGCAGATGAAGAGATTAAACTTAATTTAAAAGAGTTAAAACTTTTAAAACTATTTTTACAACATCCAAATGAACTTTTAGTTCATGATAGAATTTATGATTATGTTTGGGATTATGATGAAGAGTACAGCGATAACTCTTTAAGAACTTATATAAAAAATCTTAGAAAGATTTTAGGAAAAGATAAAATTGTTAGTCTTAAAAAACTCGGGTATAGATTTAACCAAAAGTGA
- a CDS encoding 3'-5' exonuclease, with product MIIIDFETNSSNIGDVIEVAAVRIDKDFNVLDKFHRYYLSRYPVNYFSFAVHRLTPELILDYRKDKSYCSYFTEDEDFLEFCSNSKTLIAHNITFELRHIDNKVKFQKHICTMKENKDIVKVYGKSGRLKNPKLDETCLYYGIEFDGDKYHSATYDVTKTYEILKRMNIKL from the coding sequence ATGATAATAATAGATTTTGAAACAAATAGTAGTAATATTGGTGATGTAATTGAAGTAGCAGCTGTGCGAATTGATAAAGATTTTAATGTTTTAGATAAGTTTCATAGATATTATTTATCACGTTATCCAGTTAATTACTTCTCATTTGCAGTTCATAGATTAACACCTGAATTAATACTTGATTATAGAAAAGACAAATCATATTGTTCCTATTTCACAGAAGATGAAGATTTTTTAGAGTTTTGCTCAAATTCTAAAACTCTAATTGCCCATAATATTACTTTTGAATTAAGACATATTGATAATAAAGTGAAATTTCAAAAGCATATTTGCACAATGAAAGAAAATAAAGATATTGTAAAAGTTTATGGAAAAAGTGGAAGATTAAAAAATCCAAAATTAGATGAAACTTGCCTATATTATGGAATTGAGTTTGATGGAGATAAATACCATAGTGCAACTTATGATGTAACAAAAACCTATGAAATACTCAAAAGAATGAATATAAAACTATAA
- a CDS encoding DUF1104 domain-containing protein gives MKKITIIFLLLFTILFAKQENYSDMSTQELISIIGYVKEENKAKFIKELYLRIPNMTQDEKTQFEQSMQEMQKNEN, from the coding sequence ATGAAAAAAATCACCATTATATTTCTTTTATTGTTTACTATTCTTTTCGCAAAACAAGAAAATTATTCAGATATGAGCACTCAAGAGTTAATATCAATTATTGGTTATGTAAAAGAAGAAAACAAAGCTAAATTTATCAAAGAGTTATATTTAAGGATTCCAAATATGACACAAGATGAAAAAACTCAATTTGAACAAAGTATGCAAGAGATGCAAAAAAATGAAAACTAA
- a CDS encoding flagellin: MQVNTNYALNQDVYLNINQSLNKIATGVELNQSSDNASSLSIANSLISDSNGYSQAIENTNSAIASSQIASSATNEQSTILNDVKKKLLQASTDTTSQEGRDSILKDIQSQLKQFDKIASETNYNGQTLLQKSESDTAASDVQQYQSGIIGDNIIETSSVQSNTQGLGLTDLVNQNSATFTASDARSYLENIDKAINGLNDIKTEIGATQNQLESSNRNLLAQETSTLSAASLFETDYAKETSNFSKQNILSQIGAYGQVQANNINQQSVLRLLS, encoded by the coding sequence ATGCAAGTAAATACAAATTATGCCTTAAATCAAGATGTTTATCTAAATATTAATCAAAGTCTAAATAAAATTGCAACTGGTGTTGAATTAAATCAGTCAAGTGATAATGCTTCTAGCTTATCTATTGCAAATAGTTTAATAAGTGACTCTAATGGTTACTCTCAAGCTATTGAAAATACAAATTCAGCAATTGCTTCAAGTCAAATAGCATCAAGTGCCACAAATGAGCAATCAACAATATTAAATGATGTTAAGAAAAAACTTCTTCAAGCTTCAACAGATACAACAAGCCAAGAAGGAAGAGATTCAATATTAAAAGATATTCAATCTCAACTTAAACAATTTGATAAAATAGCAAGTGAAACAAATTATAATGGTCAAACACTACTTCAAAAAAGTGAAAGTGATACAGCAGCTTCAGATGTTCAACAATACCAATCTGGAATAATAGGTGATAATATAATTGAAACTTCAAGCGTTCAATCTAATACTCAAGGCTTAGGATTAACTGATCTTGTTAATCAAAATTCTGCAACATTTACAGCAAGTGATGCTAGAAGTTATTTGGAGAATATTGATAAAGCAATAAATGGCTTAAATGATATAAAAACTGAAATTGGAGCTACACAAAATCAACTTGAAAGTTCAAATAGAAATCTTCTTGCACAAGAAACGAGTACTTTAAGTGCAGCTTCATTATTTGAAACAGATTATGCAAAAGAGACATCAAATTTTTCTAAACAAAATATTTTATCTCAAATTGGAGCTTATGGACAAGTTCAAGCTAATAATATTAACCAACAAAGTGTATTAAGATTACTTAGCTGA
- a CDS encoding sensor histidine kinase — MLVLKNSGIDLTKSETRTLLGFSLLYSFLVLVILSVVSYLYYKFQKDLMLQEKRQILQNYSNDLIGRLRDLHVNIDKNNIYPRDERFESAIFDSDKKEIFSTLKSQDVSLDDIIYLNDGEIHFIKEPESYYLGSKYIIVEVPDDGVWFDQIRYNIIIYFLLAFLFMMFLGYFILRLFLKPMRDALHLLDRFIKDTTHELNTPVTAIITNIEMIDKNSLDEKLLKKINRIEIGAKTISNIYEDLTFVTLNNQLISKNEEINLSNVLRQRIEYFNSIATMKKISFDLNIEDDIFIFCDMKKITKLIDNILSNAIKYNKIAGYIKVNLDDNILSIEDSGKGIKKENLKNLFKRYSRFDKSVGGFGIGLNIVSLIAKEYDLKIDVKSEIDVGTKVEIKW; from the coding sequence TTGTTAGTCTTAAAAAACTCGGGTATAGATTTAACCAAAAGTGAAACTAGAACACTTTTAGGTTTTAGTCTTTTATACTCTTTTTTGGTTTTAGTAATTTTAAGTGTTGTTTCTTATTTATACTATAAATTCCAAAAAGACTTGATGCTTCAAGAAAAAAGACAAATCTTGCAAAATTATTCAAATGACTTAATTGGAAGATTAAGAGATTTACATGTAAATATTGATAAAAATAATATTTATCCAAGAGATGAGAGATTTGAATCTGCTATTTTTGATAGTGATAAAAAAGAGATTTTTTCTACATTAAAATCTCAAGATGTAAGTTTAGATGATATTATTTATTTAAATGATGGTGAAATACATTTTATTAAAGAGCCAGAATCATACTATTTAGGTAGTAAATATATTATTGTTGAAGTTCCAGATGATGGTGTTTGGTTTGATCAAATTAGATATAACATCATAATATATTTTTTATTGGCATTTTTGTTTATGATGTTTTTAGGCTATTTCATTCTGAGGCTATTTTTAAAGCCAATGCGTGATGCCTTACATCTACTTGATAGATTTATAAAAGATACAACCCACGAATTAAATACGCCAGTTACAGCCATTATTACAAATATAGAAATGATTGATAAAAATAGTTTAGATGAAAAATTACTTAAAAAAATAAATCGAATCGAAATAGGTGCAAAAACTATTTCAAATATTTATGAAGATTTAACTTTTGTTACTTTAAATAATCAACTAATTTCAAAAAATGAAGAGATAAATCTTTCAAATGTTTTAAGACAAAGAATTGAATATTTTAACAGTATTGCAACAATGAAAAAAATAAGCTTTGATTTAAACATAGAAGATGATATTTTTATTTTTTGTGATATGAAAAAGATAACAAAATTAATAGATAATATTTTATCAAATGCAATTAAATATAATAAAATTGCAGGTTATATAAAAGTAAATTTAGATGATAATATTTTAAGTATTGAAGATAGTGGAAAAGGTATAAAAAAAGAGAATCTTAAAAATCTTTTCAAAAGATATTCAAGATTTGATAAAAGTGTTGGTGGCTTTGGTATAGGTTTAAATATTGTCTCTTTAATAGCAAAAGAGTATGATTTAAAGATAGATGTTAAATCTGAAATAGATGTAGGGACTAAAGTGGAAATAAAATGGTAA
- a CDS encoding DUF309 domain-containing protein, which produces MNINLEHEKIIFLLENDEFVRAHDILEEDWRKYKDNQQTRPESFILKALLNASVSIELHKMQRFEHSFNVWNTYKKYEYLIDEINCINTKNYKKIKDIIYEKREIYINDNNRF; this is translated from the coding sequence ATGAATATAAATTTAGAACATGAAAAAATTATTTTTCTTCTTGAAAATGACGAATTCGTAAGAGCTCATGATATTTTAGAAGAAGATTGGCGAAAATACAAAGATAATCAACAAACAAGACCAGAATCTTTTATTTTAAAAGCGTTATTAAATGCAAGTGTAAGTATTGAACTTCATAAAATGCAAAGATTTGAACACTCTTTTAATGTTTGGAATACTTACAAAAAATATGAGTATTTAATAGATGAGATTAATTGTATAAATACAAAGAATTATAAAAAAATAAAAGATATAATTTACGAAAAAAGAGAAATATACATAAATGATAATAATAGATTTTGA
- a CDS encoding YbgA family protein, with protein MKLGVSACLIGTQCRYDGVGASDKFIVDVLAKYFETSAYCPETIIWGSPREAIRQTLNEDGNLRIVTSTKNPKDVTAELQNVSIDCANRIENDDLCGFILKSSSPTCGMERVKVYKPFNAPSVKNGVGVFAQQIKEKYPYLPVEEEGRLIDPWLRENFLMQIFAYQHLHEFLKSNPSFNDLVIFHTSYKYLIYSKAQKSYTTLGRIVANKEKKQLDEILLEYKEEFLKAISLKGNVNKTYNVLLHMFGYFKKLITKEEKEDILQSLNEYKEKIIPLIAVMKIINLYVKRFDVQYLKVQKFLNPYPKELALRSDIKAYK; from the coding sequence ATGAAATTAGGAGTTTCAGCTTGTTTAATCGGTACACAATGCCGTTATGATGGTGTTGGTGCAAGTGATAAGTTTATAGTTGATGTTTTAGCCAAATATTTTGAAACATCTGCATATTGTCCTGAAACTATAATTTGGGGAAGTCCACGAGAAGCAATTAGACAAACATTAAATGAAGATGGAAACTTGCGAATTGTAACTTCTACAAAAAATCCAAAAGATGTAACAGCTGAGCTTCAAAATGTCTCAATAGATTGTGCAAATAGAATTGAAAATGATGATTTATGCGGATTTATTTTAAAATCATCATCACCTACATGTGGAATGGAGCGAGTAAAAGTTTATAAACCTTTTAATGCACCTAGCGTGAAAAATGGTGTTGGAGTTTTTGCACAACAAATCAAAGAGAAATATCCATATTTGCCAGTTGAAGAAGAGGGCAGATTAATTGACCCTTGGCTTAGGGAAAATTTTTTAATGCAAATTTTTGCATATCAACACTTGCATGAGTTCTTAAAATCAAATCCAAGTTTTAATGACTTGGTGATTTTTCATACATCTTACAAATATCTTATTTATTCAAAAGCTCAAAAATCATATACAACACTTGGAAGAATCGTTGCAAACAAAGAAAAAAAACAGTTAGATGAAATTTTACTTGAATATAAAGAAGAGTTTTTAAAAGCAATAAGTCTAAAAGGAAATGTAAATAAAACTTACAATGTTTTACTTCATATGTTTGGATATTTCAAAAAACTAATAACAAAAGAGGAAAAAGAGGATATTTTACAATCTCTAAATGAATATAAAGAAAAAATTATTCCTTTAATTGCAGTTATGAAGATAATAAATCTTTATGTAAAAAGATTTGATGTTCAGTACTTAAAAGTACAGAAATTTTTAAATCCATATCCAAAAGAATTGGCTTTAAGAAGTGATATTAAGGCTTATAAATAA